The Coccidioides posadasii str. Silveira chromosome 2, complete sequence genomic interval GCAAGTCTCCATGAGTCAACCTGATGGCCCCATCGTCTGGTAGGTAGTCTCGATAAGGATCCCGATATCTCTTCGAATCAGGAAGCCAGCTTTGAGGCAGAGAAGAAAACCAGTCGTTGAATGCTTTCACATTTTTAAAAGGTCCTGATTGAGGGATGGTTGCGAAGACATAATCGTGCAAACGTGCGCGGTTGATGGATCATACACCTCAGTAAGCGACTCCGCTGATAGACATTGCGGGATACGTGCATACCGATAAATGAGTCGCAAGGATCTGGCTCAATTTGCCGAAGGGAAGAAATAATCTCCCGTAACTGGCCGCAAATAAAGTTCCTATCCGGCTCATTGAGAGAATCCCATCGATCATGTAGCGTGTCTCCCTGAATAAGCTCCATATAAATGAACACAGAATTTTGATAAACTCTCCAACCATACACCTCCGGGACAGGTATCTTCTCAGCGAAAGAGGTTCGAAGCATGCGGAGAGTTAGGGCTTCTTCAACCGCCACAGACGGCCCAAACTTGACGAGAAGATTTAGATGCTCAAATTTAACTGGTGCGGGCCGTGGATGTTTGTTGAACTGTTCTGAGAGGGAGCCAACCTCTGCAGCGGTTGGCAAGCTCTTATGGCCTGCTTTGGTGAAGAAGGAGGAGTCGAGGAAGTCCATCTCTGTTTGCGTTGCGTTCAGAGTCGCTGACGGTTGAATTTGCTGTTTAATGGGCATCTTGTTATGAATCGTCTCGGTTTGTTGATAATACCAAGAATTACGGGAACCGAGAGAGTTGTGGCCTGCTTAGGTTGTATGTTCAAAGGAAGCGAGTAGGCTCCAAGGCTCATGAAGTACTTGTCGGGTGGGCGCTTACCATTTGTTGCTGGGCAAGTCCCAGATCAGTTTCCGTTGGAGCCCCAGCCAACCAAATCGTCCAAACTTCTACAATTCAAGGGACCAGGATTCAAATCAAGGAAATCTTCCTCTATATGTGCTTTACAGTAATGAGCTATTAGACTTGCTAAAAAAATCACAAACGAAAGTACTTACCATCAAAGGGCGTCTCTCGGCGATGCCAGTATAATATGCGCTCAGGGCGCTATGCTGAAGCCACAATACTCGAACGCTCAGGTGAGGCAGTGAAAAGTAGGATAAATACGACAACTGAAGACTTAATTGCACAACGAGGTTGGTTGGCCTGATCAAGGGTGATAAATTCTGCCTGCTTGGTATTTACAAAAAGTAATAGTCCACAAAGTACTATAGTTGGGCAGAGCTGAAGAGCGGGAGACTACAAGATGGCAGagcagagagagaaaggTGGAGAGTTTACActactgtactccgtactccgtactccgtacacagcCAAAGAAACTTGTGGAACttacaagaaaagaaagagaaaattgGGATGATAGAGAGAAGATGTTTGAGTGGCAGGAGAAGGGGGTTTACATCGTCCAGAAAGCAGCAATGTTGTGCTAAACCTGATCAGGCGGGAGCTAAACCATGGAAGGCAATTCCCCATGATACGGTATACCTCCGTACTgtccatacatacatacatacatacatatacgTTAACCTGCGTTCTTACACTGCATGACATGTGGGACTTTCCTCTTTGACCGAGAACACTAAAAGGGGGAACAGGGATCCACAGTGGCTCATTATCAGCCACTCAGAAGCCCACGCCGGCCGGCATGATTTCCCTTTGCGGGCTAGTGGGAGTGCGGCTTGCCAGATCGACCCTGGATGGCAACGGATCTGCCCTTTTGGAACGGAGTCGTCGACGAGGTCCACTCTCCACCGTTTCTTTCCTGGCTGATTGCTATATTGTAGTATGGGCACCATGCCGATAACGGGTTGAACTGGCCGGGTGCTGTTGGAGGAGAGGATTGCCTCATGCAGCAAGCAGCCCGGCTGTCGCGGTGGAGCGGAAAAGTTGTTGCGTGGTACGCCGAAGAGATACATTCGTACTGTCCGGAGTACACGCATCATACATCTGTAACTTAAATGTTGGTGATGCGTGAGGGTGAGGGTGAGGGTGAGAGAGTGGACTTGCGTAAGCTCTGGTCACTGAAGCCGTGGGGTGGTGGAGCAGCCTCTGGAGAGCCGATCCCCAGGCCACCGTGCGCCTTGACGCGACTCACCCGATAAAAGGTTCTATTTCCCACCGCCGTgagacacacacacacacacacacacacacacacaggcCTGCCCGTGGATGGGAGTGGGTTCAGGGACGAAGTTCAAGCACCTCTGATAGATAGGGGTCGCAGCGCCCGCTGGAGGAGGGCCAGGGGTTGGCTGTAATCTCAGATCGTTCTCCAGCATTGCTTGTAGCACTCTTATGTACGGGAGTAtttaattaaaaaaaagccaaaaagaaagggaaaaaaaaaaaaaagattaagCAACAGTGAATAAATACTCCGTAAGGGGTCCCTTTAATGGATGCCGCACCTG includes:
- a CDS encoding uncharacterized protein (EggNog:ENOG410PW1K~COG:S) — its product is MPIKQQIQPSATLNATQTEMDFLDSSFFTKAGHKSLPTAAEVGSLSEQFNKHPRPAPVKFEHLNLLVKFGPSVAVEEALTLRMLRTSFAEKIPVPEVYGWRVYQNSVFIYMELIQGDTLHDRWDSLNEPDRNFICGQLREIISSLRQIEPDPCDSFIGMHVSRNVYQRSRLLRSFNDWFSSLPQSWLPDSKRYRDPYRDYLPDDGAIRLTHGDLHRGNILISPAGRPRVLAVVDWAHAAWYPEYWEYCKALYTSDYKGEWRNVWIPKFLTADEAEFAAFGEYVLQIGAV